One Panthera leo isolate Ple1 chromosome B1, P.leo_Ple1_pat1.1, whole genome shotgun sequence DNA window includes the following coding sequences:
- the EXOC1L gene encoding exocyst complex component 1-like: MSSLVKEDLEKKLFKPLSQNLYEFIEIEFSVQDRYYLCVSVTKNEEVKIIMVKHYRIGLDEKYEVTKKWSLNDLQMIDGKEADTDNPFFDLHFKKVYRLEAYSCASKYAFARTVNKLNHAYLKKDLQIVNFDSTYINDDSIWSSNNKDCLVLMRICFYAFNLVCLSLCPLPL; encoded by the exons ATGTCATCATTGGTAAAGGAGGACTTGGAGAAGAAACTGTTTAAGCCACTCTCCCAGAATCTGTACGAGTTTATTGAAATAGAGTTCTCCGTCCAGGACAGGTATTACCTCTGTGTGTCAG TGACcaaaaatgaagaagtaaaaataattatggtGAAACACTACAGAATAGGCTTAGATGAAAAATATGAAGTAACAAAAAAGTGGTCTTTGAACGATCTGCAGATGATTGATGGAAAAGAAGCAGATACT gACAATCCATTTTTTGATCTGCACTTCAAGAAAGTGTACAGGTTGGAAGCATATAGTTGTGCTTCTAAGTATGCCTTTGCTCGAACTGTGAATAAGCTGAATCATGCATATCTTAAGAAGGACTTGCAGATTGTGAACTTTGATTCTACTTACATTAATGATGATTCCATTTGGTCCTCAAACAATAAGGATTGCTTGGTTCTTATGAGAATATGCTTTTATGCTTTCAATCTAGTATGCTTATCCCTGTGTCCCCTGCCACTCTGA